A genomic window from Stigmatopora argus isolate UIUO_Sarg chromosome 13, RoL_Sarg_1.0, whole genome shotgun sequence includes:
- the slc38a11 gene encoding putative sodium-coupled neutral amino acid transporter 11 isoform X1, with protein MAQPLNDEQGISLISSQKSTTEARFSTISACFNFVNSIIGSGVIGLPYALNQAGLPCGLLLLILVAFITDYTIILLIKGGNLSGANSYQALVQSAFGFPGFFILSVLQFLYPFIAMISYNITTGDTLTKVFQRIPGVGPDHLFADRRFVIVISTVLCTLPLSLFRNIGKLGKVSLLSMVLTVVILIIVIIRAATLGPQISPTEDAWVFGKWNAVQAVGIMSFAFICHHNSFLIYGSLEQPTLTNWTRVTHISVGSALIISAVFAMSGYVTFKGYTQGDIFENYCKDDNLATFGRFCFGLSIITTFPLECFVTREVISNSICGRELSRVEHMSITVIIVGVCTAISMAYDCLGVVLELNGALSATPLIFIIPAACFLKLSPGCWYHCKNLIPTLLIVLGLFVMITGLTMTGLNPQDCSHGMEMFYCADANVSTNPPPV; from the exons ATGGCTCAGCCG TTAAACGATGAGCAAGGAATTTCTTTGATTTCCTCCCAGAAATCCACCACGGAAGCAAGATTTTCCACAATATCTGCTTGCTTTAATTTTGTCAATTCTATCATTGGATCTGGGGTCATAG GTTTACCATATGCATTAAATCAAGCAGGCCTACCATGTGGCCTTTTACTCCTGATTCTTGTGGCATTCATCACAG ACTACACAATCATCCTACTCATAAAAGGTGGCAACTTGTCAGGGGCCAACAGCTATCAGGCGCTAGTGCAAAGCGCATTTGGATTTccgggattttttattttatcagtgcTGCAGTTCCTCTATCCGTTCATTG CTATGATCAGCTACAACATTACAACAGGTGACACACTGACCAAAGTGTTTCAGAGGATTCCTGGAG TTGGACCAGATCACTTATTCGCCGACCGCCGTTTTGTCATTGTGATATCTACAGTCTTATGCACGCTGCCTCTCTCGCTTTTTCGAAATATAGGGAAACTTGGCAAG gtttcattattgtcaatggtACTGACCGTTGTCATTCTAATTATTGTAATTATCAGAGCAGCGACATTGGGACCTCAAAT TTCCCCAACAGAAGATGCTTGggtttttggaaagtggaatGCTGTTCAGGCAGTCGGCATCATGTCTTTTG CCTTCATTTGCCACCATAACAGCTTTCTAATCTACGGCTCTTTGGAGCAACCCACACTAACCAATTGGACTCGGGTCACTCACATCTCGGTAGGCTCAGCATTAATAATCAGCGCCGTGTTTGCAATGTCAGGCTATGTCACCTTTAAGGGATACACACAAG GAGACATATTTGAGAATTACTGCAAAGATGATAATCTGGCAACATTTGGTCGCTTCTGTTTTGGCCTCAGCATCATAACAACGTTTCCACTGGAGTGTTTTGTCACTCGAGAG GTGATTTCAAACTCCATTTGTGGTCGGGAACTTTCCAGAGTGGAACACATGTCAATAACTGTGATCATAGTTGGAGTTTGTACAGCAATATCCATGGCTTACGACTGCCTGGGAGTTGTTTTGGAGTTGAAT GGGGCTCTGAGCGCCACCCCCCTGATATTCATCATCCCAGCCGCATGCTTCCTCAAGCTCTCCCCCGGATGCTGGTATCACTGCAAAAACCTGATACCCACCCTGTTGATCGTTCTCGGCCTGTTTGTCATGATCACTGGTTTGACAATGACCGGTCTCAATCCACAAGACTGCTCACACGGAATGGAGATGTTTTACTGTGCAGATGCCAATGTTTCTACCAATCCACCCCCAGTATGA
- the slc38a11 gene encoding putative sodium-coupled neutral amino acid transporter 11 isoform X2, whose translation MAQPLNDEQGISLISSQKSTTEARFSTISACFNFVNSIIGSGVIGLPYALNQAGLPCGLLLLILVAFITGANSYQALVQSAFGFPGFFILSVLQFLYPFIAMISYNITTGDTLTKVFQRIPGVGPDHLFADRRFVIVISTVLCTLPLSLFRNIGKLGKVSLLSMVLTVVILIIVIIRAATLGPQISPTEDAWVFGKWNAVQAVGIMSFAFICHHNSFLIYGSLEQPTLTNWTRVTHISVGSALIISAVFAMSGYVTFKGYTQGDIFENYCKDDNLATFGRFCFGLSIITTFPLECFVTREVISNSICGRELSRVEHMSITVIIVGVCTAISMAYDCLGVVLELNGALSATPLIFIIPAACFLKLSPGCWYHCKNLIPTLLIVLGLFVMITGLTMTGLNPQDCSHGMEMFYCADANVSTNPPPV comes from the exons ATGGCTCAGCCG TTAAACGATGAGCAAGGAATTTCTTTGATTTCCTCCCAGAAATCCACCACGGAAGCAAGATTTTCCACAATATCTGCTTGCTTTAATTTTGTCAATTCTATCATTGGATCTGGGGTCATAG GTTTACCATATGCATTAAATCAAGCAGGCCTACCATGTGGCCTTTTACTCCTGATTCTTGTGGCATTCATCACAG GGGCCAACAGCTATCAGGCGCTAGTGCAAAGCGCATTTGGATTTccgggattttttattttatcagtgcTGCAGTTCCTCTATCCGTTCATTG CTATGATCAGCTACAACATTACAACAGGTGACACACTGACCAAAGTGTTTCAGAGGATTCCTGGAG TTGGACCAGATCACTTATTCGCCGACCGCCGTTTTGTCATTGTGATATCTACAGTCTTATGCACGCTGCCTCTCTCGCTTTTTCGAAATATAGGGAAACTTGGCAAG gtttcattattgtcaatggtACTGACCGTTGTCATTCTAATTATTGTAATTATCAGAGCAGCGACATTGGGACCTCAAAT TTCCCCAACAGAAGATGCTTGggtttttggaaagtggaatGCTGTTCAGGCAGTCGGCATCATGTCTTTTG CCTTCATTTGCCACCATAACAGCTTTCTAATCTACGGCTCTTTGGAGCAACCCACACTAACCAATTGGACTCGGGTCACTCACATCTCGGTAGGCTCAGCATTAATAATCAGCGCCGTGTTTGCAATGTCAGGCTATGTCACCTTTAAGGGATACACACAAG GAGACATATTTGAGAATTACTGCAAAGATGATAATCTGGCAACATTTGGTCGCTTCTGTTTTGGCCTCAGCATCATAACAACGTTTCCACTGGAGTGTTTTGTCACTCGAGAG GTGATTTCAAACTCCATTTGTGGTCGGGAACTTTCCAGAGTGGAACACATGTCAATAACTGTGATCATAGTTGGAGTTTGTACAGCAATATCCATGGCTTACGACTGCCTGGGAGTTGTTTTGGAGTTGAAT GGGGCTCTGAGCGCCACCCCCCTGATATTCATCATCCCAGCCGCATGCTTCCTCAAGCTCTCCCCCGGATGCTGGTATCACTGCAAAAACCTGATACCCACCCTGTTGATCGTTCTCGGCCTGTTTGTCATGATCACTGGTTTGACAATGACCGGTCTCAATCCACAAGACTGCTCACACGGAATGGAGATGTTTTACTGTGCAGATGCCAATGTTTCTACCAATCCACCCCCAGTATGA